The sequence AAAATCAGAAAGTGAGACCAATCtcataacatatatatacatatatagattTAAAAGATGAGAAATTGGGGATTTGGATGGGAAAGGacctgaggagagagaagacgATCGGCGAAGAGAGCGAGGGCGGTGGGTATCAGATCTGGGATTGAGTTTTCAGGTGAAGGTGTACAGATATTGTTGTGCTGTGTCGGGTGAGAGAAGCAAAAACCCGGTGTGGTTGGGTTCGAGGTTTTCAGAAAATGCGAGGTGTGGATTTGAGATTTTATAAAGACGGGAAGGAAGggaggaaggaaggaaggaaggaggGTTAGGGTTGGGGTGGCTTTCCACGTGTTATGGAGTTAGAGGCCCTCTCCACACTATGTGGGTTGGGTTGCGTATGCGGTTGGGACTTGGTGTTTGATTTTACGATCGGTGCAAACGGTGCCGTTTTTATGTAGGAGATCAAAGGACTGGGCTGCTATTATTGGATTTCTAGGCCCATTGAACAAACTTGATTCCATGAACATCATAAATTGGTCTCTAGACACCCGTATTTGGTGATTGGGATTGAATTAACATATAGAATTGGGTTTCATTGGATTAAAGACTCAAACTAAAACACACGGTTGAGTATTTGTGAATTGTATTTCATATTTCTCCATAAGGagaatatatacatgtataagTTGATTTTTCCTACAAAATAAGTAATTAGCTCATTACAAGAAATTCTAATTAGGTAACGTGAATCACACAAGGAAATCAGCTCACGCCAACATTCCTCCTCAAGTTGGTCCTTAGATATCTCTCATGCCCACACTGCATGTGTTAAGACATCTGTCAGCTATTCTTCTGACCTTACAGACGGCATATTAATTAGATTTCCTACCAACTTCTCCTTGATAAAATGCTTATCCACTTCAACATGCTTAGTTATGTCATGTAAAACTGGATTATTTGTTATCTTCGTAGCAGCTTGATTGTCACAATAAAGCTCCATTATTTTCTATGGttgaaaaccaatttcagaaaGGAGCAtccttagccaaagaagctCACAAACTCCTTGTGCCACACCCATGTACTCTGCCTCATCTGCATATCGAGCCACTACATTCTGCTTCTTACTATGTCATGTAACCAAAGTACCCCCAATGAAAGTGAAGTAACGTGATATAGAACGTCTATCTATAATATTGCCAGGCCAATCTGCATCTGTATAACCCTCGACATCCAAATGTTCTAGTTTTCTTAATATCAAGCCATTTCCTAGAGCTTTCTtcaaataactcaaaattctCATAACTGCTACTAAGTGATCTTTACTAGGAGAATGCATGAACTGGCTAACAACACTAACCGCATATGCAATGTTTGGTCAAGTGCGCGAAAGacaaatttgttttctcaCTAACCTCTTATAACTCCCCTTGTTGGTTGGCACTTGATCAGGATAGATTGCTAGGTGATGATTCTGCATAATAGGGGTTTCGACTGGTGCACACCCTAACATACCAGTCTCTATCAACAAGTTTAGAacatacttcctttgagaAAGACAAATACTAGTAGCAGAATGAGTCACTTTGATTCCTAAAAAATACTTTAAAACCCCCaagtccttcatctcaaactctaGAGCTAAGTACTTTTGTAACAAGcatatcatctacatagatTATCAGTAAAGTAACCTTACCTTCCTTACGTTTGATAAATATGGTATAATTTGAATTACCTTGGTGATATTCATACTTCTTCATTACTTCAGTAAACCTCCCAAACCATGCTCGCGGAAACTACTTCAAGCCATATAGAGCCTTTCGAAACTTACACACCACCATTCTTAGACAGCTCATAACCAGTTGGAAGATCTACGTACACCTCTTCTTCTAGATCTCCATGCAGAAAGGCATTCTTCACATCAAATTGCTTAAGAAGACAATCTAAATTAGTTATTGAGGACAATAGAACTGGCACAGTATTCATTTTCACCATTGGAGCAAATGCATCTTGGTAATCAACTCTATTCGGTTGCATATACCCTTTGGCTACAAGTCTTGCTTTATATCTATCAATTGTCCCATCAGGTTGCTGAACAATTTCCCATGTTCTATACTTTTGTACAGCCTTCACCTCCACATTCATTGCTTCTACTCATTTTGGATCTTGCAAAGCTTTTTCCAATCTATTAGGAATTTTAATTCCTTCCATCTGATCGATGAATGCCTTAACTTGAAGAGACGATATGTGTGTAGAGACATAATGAGCAATTGCATATTGCACTTTGCCTTCTGGTGAGAACCTgtttggtggtattttcatgTTTGCTCTTATAGgtaattttttcacaaattcaACAATATTTTGATAAGTATTAGGATCCGAAAAACTTACCTCATAGATGTTCAGTAGAGCATGATCGGGTATATTGATGTTCAAGATAAGGCGTTGTTCAGTTCGGCAGTTGGGCTGCTCAGTTTAGCTGGGTTGGACAGTGCGGCTTGGCTGAGCTGCCTAGCTCAACTGGCAGCTTGACTGGACCCTATTTAGTCCCAAAATCCTGCTCCTCTATCCCCCTTATTTCCACTTCAAACCAATTTTGTGCTTCCCTTACTTCATTATCCCCTTGAATGACATGACTGGGCACGTGagacaggaaaaaaaaaaaaaaaaaacatctcgTTTTCCATAAACATAACATCCATAGTAACATAACATCGACGAGTAGATGGGTGGTAACATCGATAACCCTTTTGTTGGGGGGGAAAAACCCATGAATACACAACGGAAGGCACATGGATCTAACTTGGTCCTGTGATTTTTACGGAGATGGACATATGCCACACAACCAAAAATGCACGGAGTGAGATTGAGATGTGAACTGACAAGGACATGAGCAGCCAATGTTTGCAACGGTGttttaaaatccaaaacaagCGAAGGCATACAGTTAAGAAGGTAGATGGCATATTGAATAGCTTCAGCCCAAAGAGTTTGGGAAaaaccccccccccccccccccccaaaaaaaaaggagagctTGGGCAGTCTCCAGAATATGGCGACTTTTGCGTTCAGCCACACCATTCTGTTCAAGAGTTTGCAAATAAGTAGCTTCATAGAGAATACCATTTTTCAATGAAGACGTCTGAGAGTGTGAGATTAACAAATTCTCCTCCAGTATCCAATCAAACAACTTTAATCCAACGAGAATATTGAATATGAATTATCTTGTAAAAATTCTTGAATAAAGAACCAACTTCACTTTTATGCTTCATAACAGAAAGCCATTAACGAAGTACGATCATAAATGAAGATCACAAACCAGGAAACACCAAAGACAGTAATAATCAAAGATGGACCCCAAACATCTAATGGATTAAATCAAAAGGAGTTGTGCTTTTATTCAAACTAGGTGGATGAAAAGTTCAATGACTTTTTGCAAGAATACAAGTCTCACACtgaaaatcagaaattttTACTCCACTAAATAAAGATGGAATGAAATACTGCAAATAACCAAATTAAACATATCCCAATCGTCGATGCCATAACCAAAGCTTCTTATGCTTCTCACTAGTGAAGTCCCAAACTTGATGAACACAACTCGGTacaatgtcatcaacatagtAAAATCCCactctcttagtaccacgcCCAATGATCTTCCTGGTTTGAACATCCTAAAGCaaacaaaaggaagagaaCATGAGCACGCATCAATCTAATTGTTCTGTAACTTGCccaacatataataaattatgtgaTAAAGCAGGAACAAGTAAAGTTTTATGTAAAGAGATGGTAGGGGTAAGAGTAATGGAACCAACCCCAGTGACTGAGTTAGATTTTCCATTGTCAATAACCACACTTGTTTTGGTATGAGCAGTCATATAATGGAAATACGATTTATCATAGGTTATATGATCAGTGGCACCAGAATCAATAATCCAACATGTGTCACGTTCATAAATAACCAATGCTTTGCCTTGATTACCGTCACATTTAGCAGTTCTTCCTCCATTGTCGTTCACAACTACCTTTAACTCCAGTGTTGTTGACAAAAATCAAGAACACATGTCGTTTATGAGTCACTCTAATTCTTATTTGTTATCTATTTCATCTCTtgatttaaattcaaatattaaattttttaagaaacaaaagaaaatttattgaCCCAAATTCGGAGCCATCAAGCCATCCATTCACACTTTAACGTGATTGAATTTCAAGGACCCATAACCAAGTCACTTTCATGTTGTTCTTTGCCTTTGTAAtcaattttctgtttataaATGTTAGATTTGAATGATTCTTGAACTCAGTTTGGGAAAACTTCacttttttataaacaaattttgggttttttttttttttttgtttttttgttttgttttgcagttCATGAACCCATACCTGGATTTCTGCAACTATATTGTATTTTCAtgaaaaattcatgttttCTTATTCACTAGGCGTGAAGGAGAAAGATGTTTGGTGTCGGAGACAACAATCTTAGATGCAAATGAGttttttgttcatgtttttCATCTCTGATATTaaactcttctttttttaaaattagttttaatAACCAAAAGAGTATTTTAATGtagtaaaagtaaaataaaatatgacatattgatatttaaactagttttttttctcAACCCTTAGATTAGATCCAAGGTTAGGTAACCACAACTTTCTTGGACCATAGCGTCTAGGAGAACATGACTGGATTCTTGAAACCAGAAATATTACTTTTATTATATTGACACACCCACCCCCTTAAAGCACTTTCATCCATTTTCCATGGCAAACGGCATGGGCAAAGACAAGTGAGAGCGGTTATTGTTCActtgaatagtatttgccttagcaaaaaaaaaatttgtcctttttattcattgtcatggcaactcaagagcaattactattcatatgggattaattttatttatatgtatgaaattaataaataaaaattttctaagtatgtatatatattaaaatttgaattttttgttggtaatttttcagaatttgtttcgatttaaaataataataatttatttgctGACGTCATCACTCTCAGACAGTAGCTCGGTCCATCTTGTCTTGGGCCTTGCACGGGCTTATGGACCCAGCTCTTGCGCGGGCTGGATGTCACCGCTGGAGCTGATTTTGGGAGTCCCTTGTACCTTTTGCCTGGGCTGAGCTATCCGCTGGAACTGCTCTTACGCCTATGCATTTATCACGCATCCCACCTCTTCGAATCCATTCGTCCAAAAAATCCTCTCGGAACCCAAGATCTTCCAAGAGACCAAGAATCAAACGTGGGCTCATCAGCCATAGCACTCTCCCTCATGTGCCCTCGATTGATCGTGTGATGTCGGCGGTCAGGTAGTGTTCTGTAGCAGCGACATCGTCTATCCGGTACTGTTCTCTCCTCCGGAACTGAGTAGTTAAATCTTTCCTTCCAGATCGAAATTCGTAGGGGGGTGAGCGATTTACTGTTTGAGTTGAAGTTAGAATCTGTAGTGTAGAGCCTTCTTTCTAGAGTTTGGAGGTTTGATAGCAAGAGATAATGTCTAGctgcttgaaatttttttcgtATTATTGTTGTTACGCCTTTCTAGTGAAGCCATTTGATGGATAAATTTAGGCATATTGGGCGTCCCACGAATTTCACAAGAGTATATCTGTTGCATATTGGCTGAGCTAGGATTTTTCCATTGAATGCATTGAGCATGTTCTTGCGTAGTTTTACAGTTGGCtgaccattttcttttattgaacTGGGTGTGTGCATTGGATATGGAAATGAAATATAAGTGTATTCTTATTGGAATGTACTGGCTGTAATTTTTGAGGCAATAACCATGCAATTGTTCTGTTGGAAGCATAGCAAAATAGTTTCATAATCACTTCATTTCAAGTAGTGTCATGGATGAATCCCTCTGAGAGTATTGATATAGTTGCTTTGCCCTGTCTACAATCATCGACCCTGCTACAAAGATAGTCTTACAACCACTGAGCACTAACAATCAGTATCCTTGTAAAGCTCTTGATGTTGGGAGCAACTTAGCATGCTTAATTGTTTGAGGGTTGCAATAACGATTGTTTTCTTGTGGGAGTGAGAGTCTAAAATTAAGTGGGACTCAAACTGATTGCTACCAATTTTCTATTGAGATGCATCTGAACTGATAATTCTGGGAACGTGGATTTATTTGCTCCTATGTATTGTGGCAAACAGGCCTACAACAATGAACTGTTTAGCCATAAGTCTTTGAAAGATTTTGTAACGGTTGAGTTGAGGGTGTAGAAGCAAGTCTTTGGTTGTACATGTTTGACGAAAAGTGGGTTCAAGTTGCTACCAGTTTGATGCAGTGTATTGTCACTGTGCTGTTAGCAGCTTAAATGAATATTGGTTAGAACGTGCCGAAGGGGGATATTTAGAattatatcttcacacccttCTGGGAGAGTTGAATACCACAGCGTTGGTACTTTCTTTTGGTACATAAATGTTTGTACTTCATTTCTTCCTCATAATATAGTTTCGTATCCAATTGGCTTTTATTAATGTATCTTATCAATAAAACATCAGGACTGCCTAGGAATGACGGTTGTGAAGCGGTATGTACTGCGTCTGTTCATATCCTTGAAGTACATTACAGCAAACGTGGTGGATAGAAACAATGGCCGGATTGTTACATCAGCATCTACAGTTGAACATTCAATCAAGGGCTCGCTTGAGTGTGGTCGGTCTTGCAATGCAAAGGCAGCGTCAGTTGTTGGAGAGGTGTTGGCTAAGAGACTCAAGGTGGATGGTCTTGACCAGGGGCAGGGACGAGGGATTCACGTTAATGTAAATAATGAACTTGAGAAGAAGGGTTTTAAGAACCGCACCAAGATTTGGGCCATTGTCAATGCTCTTAAGAACAATGGAGTCAAACTCGTTCTTGATGATAACGATGAAAATACATCTCGACCAAGTTACTAATAAGAAATCTCTTGTTTGCACTCCTTGTGTCTAAATGCTGAactatatatttcttttgacaGAGCAAGGAGGAGGCAATGAGCTCCTTTTATTGCTCACACCAGCAAATTATACTGCATTGCATTCGTGCAAAACCAGAACCACTTGGAAATTGTCTGTACATAGCCATAGAAACAGCTCATAAACTGTCTGTCATTTTAATGTTTGCTTCCTCTCATCTTTCTTAcagaaaattattaaaaccAGTTTGTTCTTTCCAACTTCTTCCCACTTCCGTTTAGCAGTTGAACAAGTCAGGGTGCTGAATATAGAGAAAATGATCTTATAGCTGGATTGAATTGGCCACTATAATCGAAAACATGCAACGGTTTAATTTTGCTCGGGTTTCCAAATGCTTCTAATACAAGTCTTATAATGGCATTCTCTAGCTTGGGGGCTGCTACCAAGAAACTGTAAGGATAGATAACTCGCCCAAGGCAATGGGCTTATATAGATGAAGTGGTTAACATTATTTATCTCTGTATCCGAGTCCTAGGTTCGATTACCCTCCTCCTAAATAtggcttctattttttttatttttttttttaaatgataaCTTGCCTAAGAAGAGCTACCCTGCCCCTTGGGACCATTATCCCATTATGGAGAGACCTTTTATTCTTGTCAACGCAATTGGTTCAAGTATTCAAAGTCTATACCAAAAACATTATTCGTAGTCGGGTTGAACTTGGGCTAGAAGTTTGAGGTGATATTGGCAACTACCCTTTACCAACAAATCCCTGGGGATCGTCGTATGACAAGTGACAAGGGGTCTCTTTCTTGTGTGGTGGATGATCCATTCTGTTAAATAAGGAGAAATTgcaaatttaattacatatgA comes from Prunus dulcis chromosome 6, ALMONDv2, whole genome shotgun sequence and encodes:
- the LOC117629653 gene encoding 50S ribosomal protein L18, with protein sequence MTVVKRYVLRLFISLKYITANVVDRNNGRIVTSASTVEHSIKGSLECGRSCNAKAASVVGEVLAKRLKVDGLDQGQGRGIHVNVNNELEKKGFKNRTKIWAIVNALKNNGVKLVLDDNDENTSRPSY